One genomic window of Sarcophilus harrisii chromosome X, mSarHar1.11, whole genome shotgun sequence includes the following:
- the LOC100925303 gene encoding synaptonemal complex central element protein 1 isoform X2, which produces MESSLSSSIGKGEGEGEGEGAGEGTSSSEAQTRSPKEGEKLLLTVRRLKQEGNLEPRIENMISRITELLQVSLEEAQVKEILSRKQETLRNLSLHCQEKEIEALRQLAMTEERKKRITKLSSNIQEERLKKRKQRTESGRQLEGMMEKHKRADTWSQEMSSSSSSHKDQLMMEERQSQEKPGSLQAQVGAWSGPEGGAEAAGASGEDTFMRSEDAAVAVQLLEEENKKATEVLEAAALHYRQLQQKYQRMKRQLEALSGKRVSQERSPEGAAGGKSSVVTKAVMEIPKKD; this is translated from the exons ATGGAGTCTTCGTTGTCCTCGAGCattgggaaaggggaaggtgAAGGAGAAGGTGAAGGCGCAGGCGAAGGCACTAGTTCTAGCGAGG CACAGACCAGAAgtcccaaggaaggagaaaaattgctGTTGACAGTAAGAAGGCTGAAGCAAG AAGGAAACCTAGAGCCTAGGATTGAAAACATGATCAGCAGAATTACTGAACTGTTGCAAG TGAGCTTGGAGGAGGCACAAGTGAAAGAAATCTTGAGCAGGAAGCAAG AAACTCTGAGGAACCTTTCCCTGCACTGCCAggagaaagaaattgaggctctCAG GCAGCTGGCAATGACTGAAGAACGCAAGAAGAGGATAACCAAGCTCAGCTCTAACATCCAGGAAGAAAGACTCAAGAAAAGGAAGCAGAG GACGGAATCCGGCCGGCAACTAGAGGGAATGATGGAGAAGCACAAG agGGCAGACACATGGTCCCAGGAaatgagcagcagcagcagcagccacaaGGATCAGCTGATGATGGAGG AAAGGCAAAGTCAGGAGAAGCCTGGCAGCCTCCAGGCCCAGGTGGGCGCGTGGAGTGGACCTGAGGGTGGGGCTGAAGCCGCAGGTGCCAGCGGTGAGGATACCTTCATGCGGAGTGAGGATGCTGCTGTAGCTGT GCAACTgcttgaagaagaaaacaagaaagctaCAGAAGTCCTGGAAGCAGCCGCTCTCCACTATCGCCAGCTGCAGCAGAAATACCAGAG GATGAAGAGGCAACTAGAAGCTCTTAGCGGCAAGCGAGTGTCTCAGGAGAGAAGCCCCGAGGGGGCTGCTGGAGGGAAAAGCAGCGTTGTTACCAAG gCTGTCATGGAGATTCCCAAAAAAGATTAG
- the LOC100925303 gene encoding synaptonemal complex central element protein 1 isoform X1 — protein MESSLSSSIGKGEGEGEGEGAGEGTSSSEAQTRSPKEGEKLLLTVRRLKQEGNLEPRIENMISRITELLQAKKIASEELSEIQAPEQSLQKELNGLSLEEAQVKEILSRKQETLRNLSLHCQEKEIEALRQLAMTEERKKRITKLSSNIQEERLKKRKQRTESGRQLEGMMEKHKRADTWSQEMSSSSSSHKDQLMMEERQSQEKPGSLQAQVGAWSGPEGGAEAAGASGEDTFMRSEDAAVAVQLLEEENKKATEVLEAAALHYRQLQQKYQRMKRQLEALSGKRVSQERSPEGAAGGKSSVVTKAVMEIPKKD, from the exons ATGGAGTCTTCGTTGTCCTCGAGCattgggaaaggggaaggtgAAGGAGAAGGTGAAGGCGCAGGCGAAGGCACTAGTTCTAGCGAGG CACAGACCAGAAgtcccaaggaaggagaaaaattgctGTTGACAGTAAGAAGGCTGAAGCAAG AAGGAAACCTAGAGCCTAGGATTGAAAACATGATCAGCAGAATTACTGAACTGTTGCAAG CTAAGAAAATTGCAAGTGAGGAGCTCTCTGAGATCCAAGCTCCTGAGCAATCCTTGCAGAAAGAATTGAATGGAT TGAGCTTGGAGGAGGCACAAGTGAAAGAAATCTTGAGCAGGAAGCAAG AAACTCTGAGGAACCTTTCCCTGCACTGCCAggagaaagaaattgaggctctCAG GCAGCTGGCAATGACTGAAGAACGCAAGAAGAGGATAACCAAGCTCAGCTCTAACATCCAGGAAGAAAGACTCAAGAAAAGGAAGCAGAG GACGGAATCCGGCCGGCAACTAGAGGGAATGATGGAGAAGCACAAG agGGCAGACACATGGTCCCAGGAaatgagcagcagcagcagcagccacaaGGATCAGCTGATGATGGAGG AAAGGCAAAGTCAGGAGAAGCCTGGCAGCCTCCAGGCCCAGGTGGGCGCGTGGAGTGGACCTGAGGGTGGGGCTGAAGCCGCAGGTGCCAGCGGTGAGGATACCTTCATGCGGAGTGAGGATGCTGCTGTAGCTGT GCAACTgcttgaagaagaaaacaagaaagctaCAGAAGTCCTGGAAGCAGCCGCTCTCCACTATCGCCAGCTGCAGCAGAAATACCAGAG GATGAAGAGGCAACTAGAAGCTCTTAGCGGCAAGCGAGTGTCTCAGGAGAGAAGCCCCGAGGGGGCTGCTGGAGGGAAAAGCAGCGTTGTTACCAAG gCTGTCATGGAGATTCCCAAAAAAGATTAG